TTCTGTGCTCCATGATTTTCTCTGCCTAACAAGTTCATTTCTGAGTACAATGTACCACAAAGTATTGGTTTGAACCTATAAAGcccaatttagcaaagcactagagtacatttttcaaaagcaacctAATGACTTCATAACCTAAtggcatatctacactacaaaacttCTGCCAGCATCATTATGTCAGTCAAgggtgtgaagaggtgtgatcaCTGTCCTACATAGCTGTGCCAAAAAAAGCCTCTAGTATAGATCAGCTTATATGGGCAAACTACAATTTTACTGGCATACGTCATTTAACAAAGGGGTATGGAATAAACACCAGCAAAAGATGAATTCACACTAGAAGCACTTTGCCATTATAGTACACTAGTACACCTAACCAGCAAAGCAAGTAGACAtggcccaagtcccattttcaaaagtgatttaggcactggAAGCCTAAACCACATTAAAAGTCAATTGGAGTTACTCAAAAGTATCAGAATTATGAGGAAAGCATCTCAAGACTAGGTACACACAGAGCTAATCTCTTCACcaaattggagaaattccagaTCAACACTTGTCTAGTGCCATCAAAACCCTCAGATAAATGAGGACAGTGCATATTGCCTCTCTGGTTCAACATGCTGAACTACATTTCACGTTTTGAAAAAAGGACAACCTTATAAATGTCACGTATGTGAAAATTTGCATTCTTTACTTTTGTGGAGAATATTTCTTGACCTTAACAACTAGAAGTGTGGTTTATAACAGTTTTATACCTAACATAAGAAATCTGCATACATGCTATATTTTTTGTGAATTATTCTTAAAATTGCGCAGGGAAAACAATTAATTCAGTAGATACAAGCTCAGGAAATGAGACAAAATTTACATCTTTCAGGCTAAATATTTTCTTACCAGATTGGGATCATAATAAGATTCCTGAGTTGGAGGAATGACATTAATCTGAGTGATGTTGGAAGGAAGTGCTTTAGAGCAATTTATCAGCATTTGCTCCAGACTTGTCAAATCCTGccagaaggaggaaagaaataaaTCCATTACATATTTTCTCACTAACATGGTTCTATAATTATACTATATTCCTTCTGTATTCAGAATGTCTAAAAGTACCTTTAAAATATTAGCTACAAAATGTATTGGACTATTTTTGCACAAAATCAAATACAGGCTATACCCCAAATATATACCCCATATAGGCTATTATTCAGCAAGGTATTAAGTACgagtctcattaaagtcaatggagctgctcaCCTATGTAAGGTCAGGCATATACTTAAATACttggctgaatcagggccacagAGGCACAACCAAAGCAAAGGAATTGCCCTTTCCATTTGAACATCAATAAAATTGCACTATTGATGATTTCAtgtaaatttcaaaatttgaaataacTTATTAAGTTATTTAAcaatggggaggagaggaggaaagaattggagagaggggaaaaaggtCTTCTCATTAAAGCACTGGCCTGGAACACAGGAGATCTGGCTCTAGCtctagctctgtcactgacttcctgcatgatctttggggcaagtcacttatctgcgttgtgcctcagctccctatCTGTACAGTGGAGATAATACACATTGTCTGTTTGTGTCTTTAGAATGCAAtcccttcagggcagagactgtctttttttgtttgtacagtggccagcacaatggggtcttagGGTGCTATCTTCTTATAAATATATACTATTACgctacttcctttctctcaccaCTCCacctgccttgtctatttagttgtaagttcttcagggcagggactcgcTCTTACTATGCATATGCACTGAGCCTAGGACAATGGGGCCACAATCCTGGTTAGGAcctttaggcactaccataatataaacaaatactaagtcatttaacattttattttatattatgttcaaaccaaatgccttactgaacTCAGAAGAAAACAGATTGCTCTTCTACTACAGCTAAAACATTAGTGATAGTTTGCctgaatgttatttaaaaaaaaaaaaaaaagtagcacaTATTAAAACTTCCATTGTATGTTTAAGATTTAAGAATTGCCTTatgttgctgtgtgtgtttgttttctcttgCGATAATGGTCATATTGAATTTTACAGCTGAAGTAACAACAAAAATGGTTTCTGAAGAAAATGTACCTGCAAACTTAAGGGCAGTTCATGAATTCTTGTAGCCAATGTGCGAATCTCTCTGTCAGACAAAATGCCTGACTGATCTGTATCAACTTCATCAAAAACCTGGGAAATATTCAGTGGCTGAACTGCACTCATGAGGTAATAGAAATATGAAAAAGCAAACTGCATATCTTCCGAGTGTCTCACTTTGTGAAATGAGGTCTTGTCAAATTCCTCAGGAAACCTGCCCAGATACAATACAAATCAATTCACTACTTTGCCACCTTAAAGTGAAACATTCCTTACTGAAGAAAAGTACCTCATCTGAAGTTCAAAAAGTTCTCCAAAGACTACTTATTTTAACACTGTTGTCCTAATGAGGGAataattttctctccccccctcaaaATACAAGTTTAAGGAGCAGTCAGGCTCAAcccacagacaggtttcagagtagcagccgtgttagtctgtattcacaaaaagaaaaggagtacttgtggcaccttagagactaacaaatttatttgagcattattacagctcacgaaagcttatgctcaaataaatttgttagtctctaaggtgccacaagtactccttttcttttaacccatAGACAGTCAATCATCAACACAAAGCTATAAATTCAAGGGAGCAGACACAATTACAACAGCTCTGGAGTTTCACCTTATTTCAAACAAAGGCATACTCACATATCTTGTAGTTCTTGCATAACAATGCGGTCAATCATATGAGGCATGTGAGCAGGGACTTTCCGAGATGTAAATCCAAATTTGCTGTTTAGAAGTTTATTTACATATCGGAGGGAATCAGCAAATGTATCTTTCAACTGCCTGCCAATTCGTTTACCATCAGTAAAGTAAGACATTTCCTTAATTAATGCCTCTTCTTCCTAACAAAATGATAGGCATAACCCAGGGTTACATTATTAGAGATCCTAACACACACGTATGTTGATAATTCCAATGAAGTACTAAGTGCTTTTCTATATTTGTAAAACTGTAAGACGTGTCAAATGTTTTTGCTCAAACAGTtgagttctctttttttttacagtgacaGTTTAGGCCTGAAATGTGACCTTCCTTAAAACTCTCATGCACCGACAGGAAATGACATATGGAACCtcatttaatttattaaattttaataGAAAAGCCACTATTTGTTGCAGGACATGTATGTAATATTGCATTCCCTTTGATGGCTACGCACCTACAATTAACAAAATCATGTCTCTGGAGTATGGATTCTATGTAGAAGGAACCTTCAATCAAAGATTAAATTTAAAGAGTTAAAATATCTTACATTTTAAATGGAGCACCTCTAGTAGTTGAAAGCAATTAGGAGCAACCTCTGTCAAATGACTCTGTGTGTTCTACCTTCTTCCATTCTAGAGATTCCCAGAACAAATTTTTTGGGCTAGACATCTGGGAAGGATTTCCTCCTGTATTCACTTGATCGGTTCCTATAAGTTTTTGTTGGCATAATAAAACAGACACTTAACTTACCTTTTAGACCCAAAACTGTAGATGGAATTTTCTAAAGATTGGAtttatacaaaaaaataaaattttgtatgtatatacaAATCTACATGAGAACTAATTTAAACCTTCCTTTGCAGTGCTGTAAACCTGAACAACTGCATTGTGCCAGTGCATGAAAACTAGACTGCAAAATTGACTAAAACCCAACTAGAGAGAAAAAGTGAACTTGGACAGTTCTTTCATCACCCATGGAGAAGCGCAGAAAGTAAATGAACAGTGAAAATAACTAAaagtaaaacagattttaaaaatatctctggGGTTTTCAGAATTTCAGAATTTGCCACATAAGCAAAGAATGTTTCATTGTGATTTTCACCTTAACTGTATTCCATTAAATTATGCATAAAGCAAAGATGACAAATTTTCTGAAgtgatatattttgtgttatgcaTTAGGATACTCACATCAAGAAGATCTTGGAAATacttatttttttcccatggcaAAAAGCCTTGATCACTTCCAGTGTAATATTGAAGTTTCCTTCCTGGCAACACTTTGCTGCCTGCTGTATCTACGTTGGCATGTGGCTTGTTTATTTCCATTTCCTCTTTTTTCTCTTCCACAGTCTCCACATTTCCAATATCTTTTGACTTATGGGTTTCTTTTGGTATGAGTGCATTCAGTATTTTCTCTCGAGATCCATTTTTATTTCCCATGTTCTGGATTACAGGCATGGATTCAGAAATTGATTTTAGAGGAAACTGCCTGTTTACCTTCATTGTCACAACAGTACTCTTTGTAGCTACTGACTTTGAAGGAACTGCTTCATGTTTTTTTGTTACAGCTTCTCTTTTGCCACTGATTAAATCTTTATCAGGCTTGTGCCAACTGGTAAGGTTCTTCTGTTTTTTTACATCATCATAGATACCTTTCCTTTCCATGCCTGGCATCTCCTTTGTTTTTGTCATTGTAggtaacatttggaaagatctcAGAAGAGCAGCCTTTGATAGATTATAACCTTTATGAGTGATATCACCATTTTCTAGCTTTAAATCCAAGTTCCACAGAGCCAACCGAACATCTTCAGGGAGGAAAGACACATTTACTGCTGGCATTACCACATCTTCAAGAAAACTCTCCTTTGTGTTATTTGGACGTTTCCTGACTCTTGGAAAACGTTCTTCTTCAGGAATATCCTCAAAAATCATTTCAGCTTCTGATACTGAAGGTGTAATTTTAATGAAAGTGTCCGATTTCTGGGTGGAAGTTGTGTTCAATTTTGGTTCCTCTCTGGTATCAACCTCAACAGCTATCTGCATTTTAAACTCTTCATCATTTTTATCTTGAAATGTAAGATTAAAATAGATCACAGTTGCGTTCATTCCACTGTGCATTACAAGGTGGATAGTCTTCCACTTGTTGGCAACAGAAGCATGACGTATAATTGGATTATCGCTATAGGCACCCTCAATTCCTTTCTTGGCTATTTCAGCAAAGCTGAAATAGGGCAGATATTCACCTTTTGGAATAATGTACTGGGTTTGATTCTGCTGGAGAATCACCTTGTACAACTCGtcaaagtgatctggaaaaacaaAGAATTAATAATTTATCACCCTGTCATTTTTCTTCAATCCCGTTTTAAGCAGTAATCAAAATATCAACAGAGCGTGAGCTCAAAAATGGTAACTACAGTAACTGCCAATTTTTCTCATTCATTTATCCAAATAATGGATCACCATTTTATAACATATTAAGATTTATAAACTTGCCATTCATTCCAGTGGCGATTCTAAAGCTGTGATCATCAGACTTTCAATTTCCACCTTCAGCATTTTTATGGCACGTTACCACTTTCCCTCATTTATTTTAAACTACAGATCATAACTGAAACCCCCAAATTTTGCTTTCACCACATTCTAATGGATACTTTTATGTTTCTTTAGATGAACTATACTACATCAGCATATCTTGGCTAGAGACCTCAAAAATCAACATGGCCAAAATGAACTTTTTCCTTCCGCCCTAATCATCTCCACCACTGCTGACAAGTTCGTCATCCTCCTAGGATGCTATGTTGGCATCTTACTGTACTCCTCTCACTTTCTCCACGTCCCACATTCAAGCTCTCATCAACCTCTCATGCTTTTGTCCTTTCCGCTCTATTCCTACAACAAAAACCTTTTTGGCCTTCTTGCATCTCAGCTCAGCCCCTCCCACCTACATAAAAAGCTGCTAATATCTACCACTTAACTACTATGACCACGTCACTCGCCTCTTTGAACTGGTCCATTAACTTCCTCTGGTCTTCAATATCAAATTCTAATTTCTTACATGAACATTTAAGACTCTGCATAACTTCACACTACAAACATCTCTGTGCTCTCATTTCTTTATACTGCCTGCACTCCTCCCAAGCCTTTTTGTATCTTGCTCCCATTCTCATCTTCATATTCTTTTCCATGCCATCCCTTATATTTGTAACTCCCTCCCTCTCCTAGCATCCCTGAAATTTTCTCTTCCTTCAAATGAATCCTTGAAATATCATGTGAAGCCTTTCAATACTAGTTCAGAGGTAAGTATCTATAAATGTGTCACTGAGATTAGGCCATGGTGCTTGTGTGTCTGTGTtgaattttctaatttaaaacgTAAGCTTCTTGAGGCAAGGACCTTGATACTCTCTCTGTGTTCTGTACAGCACCAAACTCACTGTCCATACTTAATAAATAACTGCTCAAGAAAAAATGAAATCAGCCCCAAACACTCTTTTGAGTGAATTTGTTCATGAAACAACCACCCATACGCATTTTCCCAAGCTGGTAATACACTCACAGCTCTTTTCCCTCAACTCTGCAATGTGTCTTAACACAGGACTCCACAAGCAATAACTACAAAACAGTAACATACAGTTCTGAAGAATTCTCACATGAAGACTGTCAATTATGTATTTTACATACCTTGCCCACAGTCACCAGCATCAAATCCACAAGAGAGGACATTGCATGCCTGGTCACAGAATTTATCTGCCAGCCAGGAATTGGCACAGCCCTGGTTACAATAAGAAACTCCACTGATTCCAGCACCAAACTGCCAGGGTGGgccattccctgctccaccacctccaccaccaccagcaaTGTAACGACTACCTCCACTGTTCCCTAAAggagggtagagatgtggggggGAAAACATCCATTAAAACCCTTACTTCTGACACGGATTACTCTCCGCTACTATTTTAAACCTCATTTGTGAAaattagtttgaaaaaaaaagaagactctTACATACTAACATCAAATCTTAACATTAGCGGATTGCTAACTCTTCCCCTATAAACTACTGTGAAATCTACCCTATGTTAACTCTATCTTAAATAGGAAACCCCTGGTCTTAAGAAGACCAATTTAAATATTGCTAAGGTTACCAATATATATTTGtccaaattttaattaaagacaaaTTTGTGGTAAGCTACTGATTTTTGCTACTCCCTTGCTGGTTGCTTGAGATCAGTTTTCACTGTACATTCTACAGGAGCAAATTTATTTACTAAATATTCTTAAAGTAAAGTACAGTTCTGTGCTGCAAAGTGGCTTGCTATTATGGTGTTCCATGTTTTTTGTATTACGGATTTCCAGATACAGTTTCTTCAATTCACAAGTAATCACTTTTTTAATTCTTGTAAGTATCAGTACTGCACAAACAGCCTGGGAACTGAGAGTCAAGCTAGACTCTTTCCTTCTCACACATCACTAGTAACATCTTTTGTAAACTATGAAGTATGGGGAATAGAACTCTCTCGCTTGACACTGAGGTGGTTCTCGTTCTATTGCCCTGCGATGGAAAAGTGTCTGCGTCCTGGCGAAGAATCTCCTCATGAGGGATTGGGAAGgtgtttgtggtggtggtggggacagcatgtgagagagagaaattcgatGGAGTAACCATGTTAGTAATTTCTAGAACCCACCTATCTGTCAAGACAGAGCCCCAATTGTGGGCAAAAAGTGAAAGACTTCCCCCAAAgatttgtggggaggaggggaaatagaaGTGGTTGGCGTCAATAAAAGTAGGCAATTATTGACCGAGGCATCAAAAGTACCTCCTTTAGCAGGTGAGTGGGATTGGGTGGAGGTCGTGGTAGTAGAGGGTCCTGAAAATTGAGGTCTCTGAACCCTGTTGCTTGTGCAGAGGCTCAGCTGGGCACCTGTGGTAGAATGTTTGTGGAGAGAATGGTCTTTGCCTATACACCTGGCTGtagttttttctttttggcaCCAGGGTATAAATTCTCAGGAAGTGGAAGGTCAATCTAGAGTCTTTCAGTGAGTGCAGAGACTCATCAGTTTTCTTGCTGAACAAGTTTGACGCAAACAGTAAATCCTCTCTGGAGAACCCCGAAAAGTGAAGCCAAGACTCACACCTCATAACTACACCAGTAGCAAGCCCTGTAAATGCTGCGTCCACCACATCCACTGCAGCTTGTAAGGATGTTTTTGCTACTAGCTTGACTTCTCTGATGAAGGATTGAAACTGGGCTCTGTCCTTGAGGGGAATTCTGTCCTTAAAGTCTACCAGCCTAGATCAGTTGTTAAAATCGTATTTTGTTAACAAAGACTGATAGTTAGCGATATGGAATTGCTGGCTCATAGAAGAGAATACCTTACTTCCCAAAAGGTCCAACCTCTTTGAGCCCTTGTCAGCCAAAGGGTGTTGCAACTTTGCTCTTTACATGGCTGCCTGAACCACCAGCAAGTTGGGCACTGGTTGCATGAAAAGAAATTCAGCTCCTTTGGCTGGGAAAAAATAGTGCCTCTCAGCTCTTTTATGTGTGGAGGCGCAGGAGACTAGGGTATCCCAGACCACGGTGGCTGGCTCCATGATAACCTCATTTACCAGGAGTGCCACTTTGCTTGGACCTGTTGGTTACAGAACGTCAAGGAGACAGTGTTGGGAACTTGGACCTCCTCCAGTGGGATCTAAAAGTCATCTGCTATCCTCTGCAGTAGCTCCTGGTATTCCTTAGGGTTGTCCAGTGAAAATGGAGTGATCACTTAGTCCAGAGACGAGAATGAGATCCCTGTTGGTAGCGTAAATCTGGCTCAGTTTCCTATACTACTACTCTAACAGATCCGGCAGATGCCATGTGGGAGAGGTGCTGTAGGGCCCATGGACAGTTCCTGGGACATTTACCATGCAGGCCCCAGTAGGGACAATATGAGGGATCAACAGTTTGAGAGGACCCCACAGCATCAGGTACCAGTAGTCCCTGGGAAAGTCATATCTGGGAGTAGGGCATCTGGATGTTCTGCACTCCCTCTCAGGACTCATCTCTTTGCAAGGAGATGAAGAACAGGCCAGAGCATCTGACTCACCCAAGTCAGAGACCTGTTCTTGTTCTACTGGTAGGGCTGTCGGTACCAGAGGATGAACACGCTTGCCTGAGGGTTGGAGCAGAGAGGGTTCCTGTGTTACTAAAGTAGTTTCATCCTCTGCTGTGGCAATGTCTCTCACAGAATCAGGCCTGAGAGGAGAGGGGGCTAAGGATAAGAGAAGAAGATATCCTCTAGAAAGACTTAAGTGTCCCCACATCCCAATGTTCAGGGCACTCCTGCAGTCGGGAACAACAGTTCCGATGTGTCCCGAAATGTTGAGGGTGGATTGTCCTCCCGATGGTGGGCAGGTACCGCCAAAGGGTCAGGTCCAACATTCTGAGATGGAGCTGGAGAATGCCAGTCTTTATGTTTAGGAGTTGGAGCCAACAATGGGACTGACTAATCCTTTTTCTTCTGTGCTATACCCTCCTGCCTGGGAATCTTAAGTGATCCTGAGCCTTAGAATCTGTGTGCAGAGGCTCACACGACCCAGACAGAGACATGCAAGGGGATCTGTCCTTGTATCCATGAGTGCCCTTTACTCTCATGCAAAGCCCTGACTGATGATTCCTTGTGCTTGGCAGCTCCATGCTCCACTCCCAAGTTCACACTCACTGGGCTGCTTGTCAGTCGGGGCCAATGttcggggggaggagagagagagtcagtctCCCTAGCCCAGATCAGCATGCGGTCTCATGACCTTCTCCATAATCTCATGAGCTTCACAAGTTCACAGGGGAAACAAGCGGCAAATGCTGCACTTTGCAGAGAGATGCATCTCACCCAAAAAGCAGAGGCAGTGTTGGTGGTTGTTGCTCACAGAGAAGGAGCGAGAGCAAGAGACACAATTTTTAAACACTGGTACTCTGGGCATAGTTCCAGACTGAGGGAAGGGATTCCCCTAAAGCTATTCTAACTATACTATATAAAACTCTAATTCTATTAAATATAAAAACTATCTACAATATCTATTTACAGGCTTATAAGAAAGAAGCTGGAGAAATCTGCACACAGAGGGTTCCGACTCAGGCCATGTAGTGGTAAGAAGGATCAAGAAAGGCATGAGCCTGCACTGCCTTTTACATCCTCACTCTGGAGCACAAGGAAGGCTATTGTGCATGTGTGAGTCAACAGACAATGCTTATTAAGAATCTTCAGACTCAGGAGCATGGCGCTCACACATACCCACATGGGAAAtatacatagggaccagcactcaaagaagaactctgAACATTCACAGGAAATAGTCAGTAGAATGAAAAGATGCCATTTTATAGAATAATTTTTTAGAATAAAATTTAactttaaaagacaaaaacactgaTAGGACTTTTGAGAAACTCTGCAACAAGAGCAtctagaattattttaaaatacagagggGAAAACATTCATCTGCATTCTAATCCTGTGCATACATTTACATCCCAAAGCTTAAAAACAAGATTTCCCTTTTAAGAAAATGCACCAAAAGCTCTTGTGCTTAATAGTACTCACTTATATAGCAGAGAAGAACAATTCCCTCCACAGCAAGACTTACAAGTGATATTCTGTACCCTATATTTtattcaggaagtcagactagatgagcacagtggtcctttctagccttatataaatctatgaaaaacaaaaaatcacccTCATAAAATGAAGTATCTGACAGGAAGAGAAATGGAAGGGGAAATAATGTTCTTCAGTGTGTTCACATCTGGAGAAAGTTAGGGTGTTTAAAGGTGGAGAAATGGATGTCAAGACAGAGCATGTTATAGTTAGACCCTCAGGTCCACCATGTCAAAGACATGACCATCTGCTAGCTTCACACTGGACAATAAGTACTCAAAATATGGATGTGTGTTGAACACAAACATTCATAAGGACCAGGCTTGAGGAGGTGGTCTAGACTCTAGCCAGAGCATGCTCTGTAACAGGTTTTTAAAACATCAGGAAAAATCTGACAGAGAAATGAGTGTGGATAATCTCCTTAGCAAAAGGAATGAATGACAGagcatgtaaaatttaaaaatttactAATCTCACAAAGTAAACTTTGTATTAAATACTCTGGCAAAACATTCATACCTAAAgtccaattttaatttaaaactcaACTATATAATACTGAATCCGTGATATGAGAGAGAATACACAGCTGTCAAAAGTATGTAAAATGCCATTATTAATCTTCAATCTTCCCTTAAAGAGGGATTCTGGTCAGAAGAATGATTCTGAAATTGATATCTTATTACTGCTATACTTCTTCTCCCTATAAATCTTCTGAGTGATGTGTGCTTTGTTCATGAGTAAAACCAACATTTTACTACCATCAGAGCTGCAGAGCTAATAGACATTAAGGCTCAAAGAACCCTCCATCTCATCTAGTTAGATCCGATACACAGAGCAAGATTTCCCTGTGTACTGCTCAAATACTGTAATTTGAAGCATGTTATTTCCCACATAATGAAATGTATCTTTATATCTGTAAGAAAgaccaatttatttttttctattaaaagggGAATTGTTCACATATACAGGATAATTTACCAGTTACAGAATTTTTGTAAGAAAGTAGATTAATTAATTAGTTTCTGAATTCTCTTACCAATGCAATCCCCTCCATCCCAATCACATGCTGAATTATTACAGGCCTTATCACAGTAACCATCTTTAATCCATGAGCCAGGACATCCTTCAGCACAGTTTGGCACAGGCCAAGTCAAGTAAACCTAGAAGGAATAATATTACAATCTCAGTTTTTCAGTCAAATAAGCAGACTTAGCAGTTATCTATGCATACTGCTTTACATGTTCAAAGACCTTTATGAACAATAATTAATTCTTAACACCTGTGAGGCTGGTAAGTATTATCCCCTTTTACAGGTCTGCAAAATTAAGGCTCAGAGGTCCACACAGTAAATCGATTAAAGAGCCAAGAGAAGAATACAGGACCGCCTGACTCTCGGCCCTGGATTCATTCCCACAGACAATATTTATATAAAGGTTAAACAGtgtttaaaagatttaaaaaagtcTAAAATAACTGACTTCAGTTCATTTGTCAGCTGACCCAAAAGTTTCCTGGGGCTGCCTATTAGTCATGCATGTGACAAACAGATGTAGAACTAACATACTAATCATTAAGCATCTGATAATCTATGAGATAAGTGTTTCCAAGAATTTCTGACATAACACAATGTAGAACAAAATATGCTTAgtttacaagcattaaaaatgaAGCACTTTTTCTTCAGACCTTCCCACCCCCTATTTAAACCCAGTTGTAACTACTGATCAGATTTCATGATAGAAAACTTCACTTGACTCCAGGTTATCATGAGACCTGACAAAACAGTAATAAAATGAAGAACTGGATGACAGCTCTCATTAGAGGACTTAGCTGAATATGTGACTATTTACCTTTATTAAAGCCTACTGAAGCAGTTGAAATTTTCTGCTAGTCAACAGCAACAGTTTTTAATCACCTCAAATTCCTGTAATTCCCACTATATCTTGATGCCAGTTTACTAACCACAAAATATGCCCAGGTTTATGATTTTATGGTGGTGTAAGGCCCGTCCACACTAGACTTTGAGAAAGCACTCCTACTGGTGCAGCACTACCAGTGGTACAATGGTGGGAACACTAGCAAAGGCAGGATTTAAATAGTCATCAGTGTTTTTTAACCACAATCTCACAAAGACCTGCTCTGACCAGGATTAGATATACAATGGAAAAAATCTCATGTGCCCTCTTTACAGTAACACTTCTACTATTGCTATCAGCTGCATCAATGATAGTGTAAGG
The nucleotide sequence above comes from Caretta caretta isolate rCarCar2 chromosome 1, rCarCar1.hap1, whole genome shotgun sequence. Encoded proteins:
- the GNPTAB gene encoding N-acetylglucosamine-1-phosphotransferase subunits alpha/beta isoform X1, yielding MLLKLLQRQTYTCLSHRYGPCLCLGGLVLVLVSALQFGEVVLEWSRDQYHVLFDSYRDNIAGKSFQNRLCLPMPIDVVYTWVNGTDVELIKELQQVREQMEEEQKTMREMLGKNTTEPPKKSEKHLECLLTHCIKVPMLVLDPAVPANITLKDLQSVHPSLQAANNIFFIAKPKNPSTNVTVVVFDSPKEAEDAHSGMLKESSRQTVWRGYLTTDKEVPGLVLMQDLAFLHGFSATFKETNQLRAKLPENLASKIKLLQLYSEASVALLQLNNPKGFQELSKQAKKNMTIDGKELTLNPAYLLWDLSAISQSKQDEDISASRFEDNEELRYSLRSIERHAPWVRHIFIITNGQIPSWLNLDNPRITIVTHQDIFQNLSHLPTFSSPAIESHIHHIAGLSQKFIYLNDDVMFGKDVWPDDFYSHSKGQKVYLTWPVPNCAEGCPGSWIKDGYCDKACNNSACDWDGGDCIGNSGGSRYIAGGGGGGGAGNGPPWQFGAGISGVSYCNQGCANSWLADKFCDQACNVLSCGFDAGDCGQDHFDELYKVILQQNQTQYIIPKGEYLPYFSFAEIAKKGIEGAYSDNPIIRHASVANKWKTIHLVMHSGMNATVIYFNLTFQDKNDEEFKMQIAVEVDTREEPKLNTTSTQKSDTFIKITPSVSEAEMIFEDIPEEERFPRVRKRPNNTKESFLEDVVMPAVNVSFLPEDVRLALWNLDLKLENGDITHKGYNLSKAALLRSFQMLPTMTKTKEMPGMERKGIYDDVKKQKNLTSWHKPDKDLISGKREAVTKKHEAVPSKSVATKSTVVTMKVNRQFPLKSISESMPVIQNMGNKNGSREKILNALIPKETHKSKDIGNVETVEEKKEEMEINKPHANVDTAGSKVLPGRKLQYYTGSDQGFLPWEKNKYFQDLLDEEEALIKEMSYFTDGKRIGRQLKDTFADSLRYVNKLLNSKFGFTSRKVPAHMPHMIDRIVMQELQDMFPEEFDKTSFHKVRHSEDMQFAFSYFYYLMSAVQPLNISQVFDEVDTDQSGILSDREIRTLATRIHELPLSLQDLTSLEQMLINCSKALPSNITQINVIPPTQESYYDPNLPPVTKNLVTNCKPVTDRIRKAYKDKNKYRFEIMGEEEIAFKMIRTNVSHVVGQLDDIRKNPRKFVCLNDNIDHNHKDAQTVKAVLRDFYESMFPIPSQFELPREYRNRFLHMHELQEWRAYRDKLKFWTHCVLVTLIVFTVISFFAEQLIALKRKLFPRRRVQKEVGHERIKV
- the GNPTAB gene encoding N-acetylglucosamine-1-phosphotransferase subunits alpha/beta isoform X2, with product MLLKLLQRQTYTCLSHRYGPCLCLGGLVLVLVSALQFGEVVLEWSRDQYHVLFDSYRDNIAGKSFQNRLCLPMPIDVVYTWVNGTDVELIKELQQVREQMEEEQKTMREMLGKNTTEPPKKSEKHLECLLTHCIKVPMLVLDPAVPANITLKDLQSVHPSLQAANNIFFIAKPKNPSTNVTVVVFDSPKEAEDAHSGMLKESSRQTVWRGYLTTDKEVPGLVLMQDLAFLHGFSATFKETNQLRAKLPENLASKIKLLQLYSEASVALLQLNNPKGFQELSKQAKKNMTIDGKELTLNPAYLLWDLSAISQSKQDEDISASRFEDNEELRYSLRSIERHAPWVRHIFIITNGQIPSWLNLDNPRITIVTHQVYLTWPVPNCAEGCPGSWIKDGYCDKACNNSACDWDGGDCIGNSGGSRYIAGGGGGGGAGNGPPWQFGAGISGVSYCNQGCANSWLADKFCDQACNVLSCGFDAGDCGQDHFDELYKVILQQNQTQYIIPKGEYLPYFSFAEIAKKGIEGAYSDNPIIRHASVANKWKTIHLVMHSGMNATVIYFNLTFQDKNDEEFKMQIAVEVDTREEPKLNTTSTQKSDTFIKITPSVSEAEMIFEDIPEEERFPRVRKRPNNTKESFLEDVVMPAVNVSFLPEDVRLALWNLDLKLENGDITHKGYNLSKAALLRSFQMLPTMTKTKEMPGMERKGIYDDVKKQKNLTSWHKPDKDLISGKREAVTKKHEAVPSKSVATKSTVVTMKVNRQFPLKSISESMPVIQNMGNKNGSREKILNALIPKETHKSKDIGNVETVEEKKEEMEINKPHANVDTAGSKVLPGRKLQYYTGSDQGFLPWEKNKYFQDLLDEEEALIKEMSYFTDGKRIGRQLKDTFADSLRYVNKLLNSKFGFTSRKVPAHMPHMIDRIVMQELQDMFPEEFDKTSFHKVRHSEDMQFAFSYFYYLMSAVQPLNISQVFDEVDTDQSGILSDREIRTLATRIHELPLSLQDLTSLEQMLINCSKALPSNITQINVIPPTQESYYDPNLPPVTKNLVTNCKPVTDRIRKAYKDKNKYRFEIMGEEEIAFKMIRTNVSHVVGQLDDIRKNPRKFVCLNDNIDHNHKDAQTVKAVLRDFYESMFPIPSQFELPREYRNRFLHMHELQEWRAYRDKLKFWTHCVLVTLIVFTVISFFAEQLIALKRKLFPRRRVQKEVGHERIKV